DNA from Cutibacterium acnes:
TCAGGAATGCCTCGCTGGCACGGCGCGCCCAGGTAAGAGTCTGCGGCGCCGTCGGCCTGGCATGAGCTGAGGTGGCGTAGGACAACGACCTCATCATCCCGGCAACATCGCGCCAGCGGGAGTCTGGTAGCCGTCGCTCGGCGAGGGGTTTGAGGGGTTCCCCCTCGAAGTCGATGATCCGCCAGCCGCCAGGTGTCAGTAGAGTTTGGCCGAGGTGAAAGTCCCCGTGGATTCGCTGGGCGGCGAGGTGGCGTCCGCGCAGCTTCTCAAACCGGGCAGTCAGCGTGCCCCGGTAGCGAGCCAGCGCTGGCGCTGTGACAACAGCAGCGTCAAGGCGGCGCACCATATCGTCGGCGACGCGCGACCCGTCGATTTCGACAGTGCTAAAAGTATGCCGCAGTGCCTCGTGAATGGTGCGTAAGCACTGTCCCAGACCGGCTAAGAGGTCGGTGACGTCGACGAGATCGACTGCCTTGGCAGTGATGAGTTCCCAGCCATCCCGGGGCTGCGGCAACCTCTCAATGATCATAGCTAGATCGACCGGGATGTGTTCCTCAGCGGGGATCTGTCCGGACATAAAACCGTACAATGTGGCCACCGATGAGATCCCGGCATCGTTGAGGGCGTTATGCACGGTAATGTCAAGGTTGTCGCCGGGCTCCAGGCGGCGGAACATTTTGATGATGATGGCGTCGCCCACCATGAACGAGGTGTTCGATTGCTCACCACCGAAGCGCTTAACGAACCGAACCGGCTCAGGGGCCGCTCGACGGCGATGCAGCTGCCACGATCCATCCATGGCGATAGGAGTTCCCTCAAGGAGGATACGAGCCCAAGCAGTGAGAGCTAGTTCATCCTCAGTGGCGTCAGTGACGGTAAAAGGTTGACCGTTGGCGACGATCTCCGCCAGGCCAGCAACGCGTCCTGGGCGTAATGCTAAAAGCAACTGGTAATACTCGTCGGCCGCCTGCGGATAACCGACATGTGCGATGACAGGGAGCACTTGCAGATCTTGCTCGTTGACGACGGGAGCCAACGGCAGCAGCCTAGTCAGGGAACCACACCGGCCCTTACCTGAGAACCATCGGGCTCCACTGATGTGGTCCCAGACGCGTTCCCGTACGGTGGCGTCGTCCCAAACGGTCATGACCTCTCCTCGCGGGACACTTGCAGCCATCGATAGCCATATGGCCACAACGGTACGGACAGTGTTCCGTCAGCTTTTACTGGTTGCGCGTCCTGACCATGGATGAGAGAAGAGCCCGTCATGCCCGCGAATTGTGGAAGGTGAAGGGCAACCATCCGCTCAGTATCGGAGAAGTTAGCCAGGCACAGGACCGTTTCGTGCTCGTTGTGACGCAGGAAGGACATCACCGCCATGTCCGGCCCGCCTAGATCGGTGAACTCGCCGGTCCCAAAGACGGGGTGGTGGCGGCGGATACCGAGCATGGCACGCGTCCACACCAGCAAGGAGGACGGGTCGTCCATCTGGCGGGCGACATTGACGTGCTCTGGATCGTGGCCAAAGGTGCGGATGAGAGGTAGATGAAAGTCCTCTGGAAGGGCAGTGGAAAAGCCAGCCGTCTCCGAGTCATCCCACTGCATCGGGGTACGCACCCCATCACGGTCAGGCAGCCAGGGATCGTCCCCCATGCCAATCTCGTCGTCGTAATACAGCACCGGAGAGCCGGGTAGGGACAGCAACATGGCGTTAAGTAGCCGGATCTTCGCATCGTCGTTATCGACAAGAGGGCTCAAGCGGCGACGAATGCCCAAGTTGCACCGCCACCGGGATTCAGGAGCATATTCCTCCCACATGTAGTGACGATCTTCTTCGGTCACCATTTCGAGGGTGAGTTCGTCGTGGTTGCGCAGGAAGGTCCCCCACTGGCAGCCGTCCGGGATGTGTGGAGTGTGAGCCAGGATCTCGCTAATGCATTCCCGTGAACCGCGACGCAGTCCCATGTACAGGCGTGGCATGACCGGAAAATGGAAGGCCATCTGGCATTCGTCACCGTTGCCAAAATACTCGACGACGTCGTCAGGCCACTGGTTAGCTTCACACAGCAGGATGCGGCCTGGGTATTCTTCATCGACCATGGCGCGCAGCTGCTTGAGGATCTTGTGAGTTCCTGGCAAGTTCTCGCAGTTCGTGCCCTCGGCCTCAATGAGGTACGGGACGGCGTCGAGTCGGAATCCGTCAATACCCAAGTCCATCCAGAAGCGGACGGCGTCGAGCATTTCCTCCATAACTCGAGGCTCTTCAAAGTTGAGATCGGGTTGGTGATGGAAGAATCGGTGCCAGTAGAACTGCTTACGCTGGGAATCCCAGGACCAATTCGAGTCCTCGGTATCGCAGAAGATGATACGAGCATCGGAGTAGGCCTCGTCAGTGTCCGACCATACGTAGTAGTTACCGTAAGGACCATCCGGATCGGCGCGTGAGGACTGGAACCACGGATGGGAATCCGAGGTGTGGTTCATGACGAAGTCGATGATGACGCGAAGGCCACGGTCATGGGCTGCGTCAAGGAAAACCTTAAAGTCCTCAATGGTGCCCAGCTCCTCACGGATCCAGCGATAGTCACGAATGTCGTAACCTCCGTCATGGAGAGGAGAGTCATAGAAGGGTGGTAACCATAGGCAATCCACCCCGAGCCATTGTAGGTAATCGAGTTTTCCCGTCAGCCCTTTAAAGTCGCCAATTCCGTCACCATTGGAGTCCTTAAAGGATCGCACCAGAACCTCATAGAAGACAGCGGTGCGGAACCATTCAGTCTCGGTGCGATCGATAGAACCGACCGGGTGGATCTCATCGAGTCTGGCCTGCAACTGGGCCGAGGTCAGCCCGAGAGCCCCGGTAGGAGCCAGGGTCTCAGGGATCTCCGCGGCGGGGGTGCAGGGGACATGGGTCATGAGGTGGTCTTTCGCACATGCAGGATATGGGCGGGCTGAGCGGGGTAGAGCCTGACGAAGGCTTGCTGGCCCCACGTGAAATCGGCTCCAGTGAGCTCATCGTGGACGGTGAACGTGTCGTCATTACCGAAGCCGAGGGCAGCCATATCGAGCATGATCTGAGACTCAATACCCCATACCGGATCCAAGGAGGTAACAACGATCACAACGTCATTTCCCGCTTTCTTGGAGAACACGAAGACGTTGTCGTGTGGGGCGTGATGGATCGTAGTGTCACGCAGTTGCTGCAACGCCGGGTGAGCCCGACGGATCTCGTTGAGGCGAGTGACGAGCAGCGTGATGTTCGGCTCGGAATCGTAATCGCGGGGCCGGTACTCGTACTTCTCGGAGTGGGCGTACTCCTCGCGTCCGGGCAGCGGCTCGTGCTCGCAAATCTCAAATCCGGAGTACATGCCCCACGACGGGCTCATCGTCGCGGCTAGGATCGCGCGGATAGCGAAGCCGGCCGGATTGCCGTCATTGAGATAGATAGGGTTGATGTCTGGGGTATTGACGAAAAAGTTTGGACGGTAGAAGTGCGAGGTCTGGTGGGAGACCTCGTCGAGGTACGCTTCGAGCTCCCACTTGGTGGTGCGCCAGGTGAAATAGGAGTAACCCTGTTGGAAACCCACCTTGCCGAGGGCAGCCATCATCTCGGGACGGGTGAAGGCCTCTGCCAGGAAGATGACCTCGGGGTGACGACGATGAACCTGTTCCATGAGCCAGGCCCAGAAATTCAGGGGCTTGGTATGTGGATTATCGACGCGGAAAATCGTCACGCCGTGGGAGATCCATAACTCCAGCAGCCGCAAGCATTCCTGGTAGATACCGTCAGGGTCATTGTCGAAGTTGATCGGGTAGATGTCCTGATACTTTTTGGGTGGATTTTCTGCATAGGCGATGGTGCCATCAACGCGGGTCGTGAACCACTCCGGGTGCTGGTGTACCCACGGGTGGTCTGGGGAGGCCTGCAAGGCAAAATCTAGGGCCACCTCCATGCCTAGGTCATGAGCGTGGGCCACGAAACGGTCGAGGTCGTCGAAGGTGCCTAGGTCGGGGTGAATGGTGTCATGGCCGCCATCAGACGATCCGATGGCCCACGGCGATCCCGGATCGTCCGGACCTGGGGTCAGGGTGTTGTCCTTGCCCTTGCGGAAGGCTGTGCCAATGGGATGGATCGGCGGCAGGTAGACGACGTCGAATCCCATCGCAGCGGCGGCGTCCAGGCGCTCCCAGGAGGTGTCGAAAGTACCTGAAACCCAGTGACCGTCCGCATCGACATAAGCACCCTGAGAGCGCGGGAAAAACTCGTACCAGGACCCGTAGAGGGCCCGACGTCTCT
Protein-coding regions in this window:
- a CDS encoding alpha-1,4-glucan--maltose-1-phosphate maltosyltransferase: MAPASPADSPKSAPAPEPSPVPPEFPAPRRAAEHAFGNNALFTATSAIDSPGYPPLRGFGRIPVHNVRPEVESGHLPIYSVVNEEFEVTANVFREGHDAVGASVVLTDPEGNRHLTDMHQVEPWGLDIWKARVSADIEGDWTMHVEGWSDTWGTWHHNANAKLAAAIDVELVCAEGHALINEAVRHAEQSGDTDAITALRETDANLTLDRAPDSLQQVINTYAFCEAMRVHAPRLLTSPTLPAPLRVERRRALYGSWYEFFPRSQGAYVDADGHWVSGTFDTSWERLDAAAAMGFDVVYLPPIHPIGTAFRKGKDNTLTPGPDDPGSPWAIGSSDGGHDTIHPDLGTFDDLDRFVAHAHDLGMEVALDFALQASPDHPWVHQHPEWFTTRVDGTIAYAENPPKKYQDIYPINFDNDPDGIYQECLRLLELWISHGVTIFRVDNPHTKPLNFWAWLMEQVHRRHPEVIFLAEAFTRPEMMAALGKVGFQQGYSYFTWRTTKWELEAYLDEVSHQTSHFYRPNFFVNTPDINPIYLNDGNPAGFAIRAILAATMSPSWGMYSGFEICEHEPLPGREEYAHSEKYEYRPRDYDSEPNITLLVTRLNEIRRAHPALQQLRDTTIHHAPHDNVFVFSKKAGNDVVIVVTSLDPVWGIESQIMLDMAALGFGNDDTFTVHDELTGADFTWGQQAFVRLYPAQPAHILHVRKTTS
- a CDS encoding phosphotransferase, translated to MTVWDDATVRERVWDHISGARWFSGKGRCGSLTRLLPLAPVVNEQDLQVLPVIAHVGYPQAADEYYQLLLALRPGRVAGLAEIVANGQPFTVTDATEDELALTAWARILLEGTPIAMDGSWQLHRRRAAPEPVRFVKRFGGEQSNTSFMVGDAIIIKMFRRLEPGDNLDITVHNALNDAGISSVATLYGFMSGQIPAEEHIPVDLAMIIERLPQPRDGWELITAKAVDLVDVTDLLAGLGQCLRTIHEALRHTFSTVEIDGSRVADDMVRRLDAAVVTAPALARYRGTLTARFEKLRGRHLAAQRIHGDFHLGQTLLTPGGWRIIDFEGEPLKPLAERRLPDSRWRDVAGMMRSLSYATSAHARPTAPQTLTWARRASEAFLTGYGWPNTAEQDVLAAYEADKASYEIVYETLNRPTWVDIPLSAIRAMGQD
- the treS gene encoding maltose alpha-D-glucosyltransferase, coding for MTHVPCTPAAEIPETLAPTGALGLTSAQLQARLDEIHPVGSIDRTETEWFRTAVFYEVLVRSFKDSNGDGIGDFKGLTGKLDYLQWLGVDCLWLPPFYDSPLHDGGYDIRDYRWIREELGTIEDFKVFLDAAHDRGLRVIIDFVMNHTSDSHPWFQSSRADPDGPYGNYYVWSDTDEAYSDARIIFCDTEDSNWSWDSQRKQFYWHRFFHHQPDLNFEEPRVMEEMLDAVRFWMDLGIDGFRLDAVPYLIEAEGTNCENLPGTHKILKQLRAMVDEEYPGRILLCEANQWPDDVVEYFGNGDECQMAFHFPVMPRLYMGLRRGSRECISEILAHTPHIPDGCQWGTFLRNHDELTLEMVTEEDRHYMWEEYAPESRWRCNLGIRRRLSPLVDNDDAKIRLLNAMLLSLPGSPVLYYDDEIGMGDDPWLPDRDGVRTPMQWDDSETAGFSTALPEDFHLPLIRTFGHDPEHVNVARQMDDPSSLLVWTRAMLGIRRHHPVFGTGEFTDLGGPDMAVMSFLRHNEHETVLCLANFSDTERMVALHLPQFAGMTGSSLIHGQDAQPVKADGTLSVPLWPYGYRWLQVSREERS